DNA sequence from the Lysinibacillus sp. OF-1 genome:
AAGATCAATTCATCATGCACTTGAAGAAGTAGCTTTGCCTGCATTTTTTCTTTTTTCAATCGAGCATCCATATCGATCATCGCTTTTTTTATAATATCCGCAGCACTTCCCTGAATCGGCGTATTCATCGCAGTACGCTCTGCAAAGCTTCTCAAATTAAAGTTGGAGCTTGTAATGTCTGGTAAATAGCGACGTCTATTTAAAATCGTTGTGACATAACCATTAAATTTCGCATTTTGCACAATATCATCCATATACTGTTTCACACCTGGGAAACTTGCGAAATACTTTTCAATAAACGTGGCTGCTTCCTTACGTGTAATATCTAAGTTTTGTGAAAGGCCATAATCACTAATACCATAGACAATACCAAAGTTAACAGCCTTCGCTGCACGACGCATATTGCTATCAACCTCTTCTTCGGCTACATGGAATACATCCATAGCAGTACGTGTATGAACATCCATCCCTTCACGGAAGGCCTCTACAAGGTTTTTATCTTCCGACATATGTGCAAGCACTCGCAATTCAATTTGTGAGTAGTCAGCAGAAAACAGAATCCACCCCTCTTTTGATGGGACAAATGCTTGACGGATTTTGCGACCCTCTTCTAAACGAATCGGGATATTCTGCAAATTTGGATCAGTGGAGCTTAAACGCCCTGTCGCCGTTAATGCTTGTTGGAAGCGTGTATGGACCTTGCTATCTGATTCATGGATTTCCTTTAATAAGCCTTCAATATATGTGGATTGTAATTTTCCAAGCTGGCGATACAACAGAATATGTTTGATGATAGCATGCTCTGACTGTAATTTTTCCAGTACATCAGCCGCTGTTGAATAGCCCGTTTTGGTCTTTTTAATGACAGGTAACCCTAGCTTATCGAATAAAATAACACCTAATTGTTTAGGGGAATTAATATTAAAGGTTTCTCCAGCTTCCGCATAAATTTCTTGCTCAATCACTATCAGCTTATCATTAAGCTCTTGACCCATTTTCTCTAACGTAGCACGGTTAACAGTAATCCCTTCACTTTCCATCTCGCCCAAAATCCCTGCCAATGGTAGCTCTAGGTTTTTATAAAGTTCAAATTGTTCATTCTCTTTTAATAAGGTTGCTAACTTTGGCTGTAATGACCACACAGCAAAGGCTTTACGGCTAACATGCTGTGCAAGTTGATCCATGTCAGGAATTGCACGCTTAGCTCCCTTTCCATAAACCGTCTCATCTGCTTGAACATCATAGTAACCTAATTCCTTCGCAAGTGTTGCTACATCATCCCCACTTAATCCAGGATTATTAATATAAGAGGCTAGTAGCAGATCAAAGTCAACGCCTGCCAATTGAATACCTACTCGCTTTAATGCCGCTTGAGCTGCCTTTGAATCGGACATATATTTTATTTTTGTAGCATCTTCTAGCCAGCGACGGAGCGCATCCGATTTTGCTGCAATATCAAATGGAATATATTGCGTCTTTGTTCCATCTGACAACGCAATTCCTAGTAGCTGACAAGTGTGATAATGCTCATTTTCCAGTTCAACATGGACAGCCATTACATCTAGTAAATCCTCTGGTTGCACTTCTTCGGCTAGTACATAATCGAAAGGTGCTTGCTCTTCTTCCTGCATTGTAAAATCACTTTTATCAAGGAGTGATTTAAAGCCAAGCTCACGCCAGACATTGATTAATTCTTCTTCATTTGGTCCGTTATAGGCGAGGTCAGCAAGTGAAATCGTAATAGGGGCTTCTGTATAGATCGTTGCCAGCTTCTTACTCATGATAGCCTGCTCTTCATTAGCCACCAGCTTTTCCTTCATTTTAGAAGCTTTCAATGTATCCATCGCCTCATAAAGTGCCTCAACGGAGCCATGCTCTTTCAATAATTTAACAGCGGTCTTTTCACCAACACCTGGCACACCAGGAATATTATCGGAGGCATCCCCCATTAAACCTTTCATATCGATAATTTGTAGCGGTGATAAACCGTATTTTTCTGCAATAAAGGCAGGTGTATTTTTCTCAATTTCTGTTATGCCTTTTTTCGTAATATAAACGGTTACTTGCTCTGTCGCCAGCTGCGTTAAATCGCGGTCTCCCGTTACGATGATGACATCCATATCTTGTGACGAAGCCTCTTTAGCAAGAGTCCCAATAATATCATCCGCTTCATATAATTCTTGCTCATATTGCTTAATACCATAGGCATCTATAAGCTTTCGTAAATAAGGGAACTGCTCTGATAGTTCTGGTGGTGTCTTTTGTCGTCCACCTTTATATTCCGTGAAAGTTTCATGGCGAAACGTAGTTTTTCCTGCATCAAAGGCCACCAATATTTTCGTTGGCTGTTCTTCCTCTAATATTCTTTGTAGCATTGTTGTAAAGCCGTATACAGCATTAGTATGAATGCCACTATCATTCGTTAA
Encoded proteins:
- the polA gene encoding DNA polymerase I, coding for MTKEKLLLLDGNSLAYRAFFALPLLTNDSGIHTNAVYGFTTMLQRILEEEQPTKILVAFDAGKTTFRHETFTEYKGGRQKTPPELSEQFPYLRKLIDAYGIKQYEQELYEADDIIGTLAKEASSQDMDVIIVTGDRDLTQLATEQVTVYITKKGITEIEKNTPAFIAEKYGLSPLQIIDMKGLMGDASDNIPGVPGVGEKTAVKLLKEHGSVEALYEAMDTLKASKMKEKLVANEEQAIMSKKLATIYTEAPITISLADLAYNGPNEEELINVWRELGFKSLLDKSDFTMQEEEQAPFDYVLAEEVQPEDLLDVMAVHVELENEHYHTCQLLGIALSDGTKTQYIPFDIAAKSDALRRWLEDATKIKYMSDSKAAQAALKRVGIQLAGVDFDLLLASYINNPGLSGDDVATLAKELGYYDVQADETVYGKGAKRAIPDMDQLAQHVSRKAFAVWSLQPKLATLLKENEQFELYKNLELPLAGILGEMESEGITVNRATLEKMGQELNDKLIVIEQEIYAEAGETFNINSPKQLGVILFDKLGLPVIKKTKTGYSTAADVLEKLQSEHAIIKHILLYRQLGKLQSTYIEGLLKEIHESDSKVHTRFQQALTATGRLSSTDPNLQNIPIRLEEGRKIRQAFVPSKEGWILFSADYSQIELRVLAHMSEDKNLVEAFREGMDVHTRTAMDVFHVAEEEVDSNMRRAAKAVNFGIVYGISDYGLSQNLDITRKEAATFIEKYFASFPGVKQYMDDIVQNAKFNGYVTTILNRRRYLPDITSSNFNLRSFAERTAMNTPIQGSAADIIKKAMIDMDARLKKEKMQAKLLLQVHDELIFEAPQEEIALLEKIVPEVMENAIELSVPLKVDFNHGSTWYEAK